In the genome of Prosthecobacter algae, one region contains:
- a CDS encoding S8 family serine peptidase: MRSSTQRLLAAAVLVLLSISVWQMMQSPVSLPGETAPPDSLGVASAPAPLPPGLPAMQATQVREKPTQPGTKTDRYAGREIIAEKETVQQVQGSQQVKRVRLLRDPSFKYPIIRVEDELVRGPAGDRLIRQVAMVGDHVMVKPADKKMSEAALLEALKKEGATLRRKMPASGTWLVAFPKPDLDTVPRMVAEISEMKPLIRYAEPDFIVNANVLPNDPGFTNLWGLDNTGQASGLADADIDAPEAWQITTGSDAVKVAVIDTGIDASLTTAHPDLQANLWINPDETVNGLDDDGNGYIDDVRGWDFVNNDALPQDDHGHGTHCAGTIGAVGNNGIGVTGVCWDVSLIALKILDAGGSGTSSDGEEAVFYATGLGVTLTSNSWSGGEYSAILKEAIDEAAAADILFVAAAGNDSNNTDYFPAYPASYDSPNIISVVNTTRLDTLSDLSNYGPTSTDLSAPGTEVYSTHLNGGYATMSGTSMACPHVAGACALLKSLRPGLTSQNIRNIVLKSVDEIPALEGKTSTGGRLNLHKALLGTQDVLLTPGSGLIASGALNGPYTPSSKVYTVSNETQQTATWTASASQPWVTLTPASGTLTAGETMTLTATLNALANELPAGTHVGTLTVVNPGTTRSVTRPLAVQVNSFPVYDHNLDTDPGWARTGEWAYGVPQGRGGDSYGQPDPRKGATGNQVFGINLGGDYSIQQAPAQYLTAGPFDLSEYRNTRLHFQRWLNSDYQSWVYATLQISTDGSTWQTLWNNGVTTAQTSTWTPIEHDISYYADGQATVYVRWGHEVARSDSFPFSGWNLDDIQIIGTPKQQLHLTLPATLKEGGTAGLARVTVSPAPPVDLLVTLDSSRPGQEVSHPATITILAGTEEATFDVAAIQDALADGSQPVTLTATATGYPASTATLVVHDDEQVTLSLSLPASLQEGSGLVTGQASLTLSIPAGASLQVNLQSSDTTELQVPATVTVSPGQESVSFPLTLPDDNVIDGTQPVTVTASVTQWTPAQKSLNITDNESTNLSVTLPNQRLESAGVLSAAGSVSVSGILAAPLTVNLSSSDVSELSVPATVTILAGNSAANFTLRLQDDAEADGDQSVGVTASSTGFTSGMKSMIVADDEVPALPTQPTPANGQNPTPPNTGLTWQYDPHSGATPESYEIFFGTDPLPNDSLGSTPTPSWQLPLPGLQAATTYRWRIVSRKGSATRQGPVWAFTTPEVGALHHFRWDPLPAAVAQGVPVPVRLTAVDQYDLQLDRYDKRASFSARIVQPEKVTGTGSYPWSFPLASNYHDARSQSIFTPAEAGPAGRLTALALDVHTPPGQPLTQFTIRLRHTAKTDYLSGGLTWETEGWTTVYSAAQALPTSGWTWFTFQTPFDYDGSQNLMVDISFNNSDFSTAGATRTTIIGDYRTLAFRTDSTHGDPLTWEGSNPSALAYNGIPNLRLRRTDVAVPMTPETSGAFAHAVWSGQVTLQATGQGVQLRATDPDNAGILGDSAPFNVVVVDDFTLEAEPPFTGGSTNVITGLPLASGYEYEFQRATLPNFSDAASSGYLATPQHLFSQLKDGKLYYFRGRARNAGALGRWSPAQTSTQDATPPTLTFTPGSGGITSHATTTPTGLGADATSGIQSITINGTPATSDDALASWFGPSLPLEEGLNTFSVSATDNAQPPNVRNVTWSITRLTQPDADDDGNGITALLEYAFHTTGDPSGQGMPTVSLEKHPGTGKMHLVLTYRRLISNPSAIVYTVETSTSMSDWQPVETPVDILSTTTTGDGMTEQVKVRINPGIEAHQRRFARVRVAPPAN, translated from the coding sequence ATGAGATCTTCCACCCAGCGCCTCCTGGCGGCGGCTGTCCTGGTGCTATTGAGCATCAGTGTGTGGCAGATGATGCAAAGCCCCGTTTCTCTGCCGGGAGAAACCGCCCCGCCAGATTCCCTCGGGGTCGCCAGCGCTCCCGCCCCCCTCCCCCCTGGCCTGCCCGCCATGCAGGCAACGCAGGTCCGGGAGAAACCGACCCAACCCGGCACTAAAACGGACCGCTATGCAGGCCGGGAAATCATCGCGGAAAAGGAAACCGTGCAGCAGGTGCAGGGCAGCCAGCAGGTGAAGCGCGTGCGGCTCCTGCGCGATCCCTCCTTCAAGTATCCCATCATCCGCGTGGAAGATGAACTGGTGCGCGGCCCGGCTGGGGACCGCCTCATCCGTCAGGTGGCCATGGTGGGTGACCATGTGATGGTCAAACCTGCCGACAAGAAAATGAGCGAGGCCGCCCTGCTGGAGGCGCTGAAAAAAGAAGGGGCCACCCTGCGCCGCAAGATGCCCGCCTCCGGCACCTGGCTGGTCGCTTTCCCCAAGCCGGATCTGGATACCGTGCCGCGCATGGTCGCCGAGATTTCCGAGATGAAGCCGCTCATCCGTTATGCCGAGCCGGACTTCATCGTGAATGCCAACGTGCTGCCGAACGACCCCGGCTTCACCAATCTCTGGGGCCTGGACAATACAGGCCAGGCCAGCGGGCTGGCGGATGCGGACATCGATGCGCCCGAAGCCTGGCAGATCACCACCGGCAGCGATGCGGTGAAGGTGGCCGTGATTGATACCGGCATCGATGCCAGCCTCACCACCGCCCATCCCGACCTGCAGGCCAACCTCTGGATCAACCCAGACGAAACCGTCAACGGCCTGGATGACGATGGCAATGGCTACATCGATGACGTGCGCGGCTGGGACTTTGTGAACAACGACGCCCTGCCCCAGGATGACCACGGCCACGGCACGCACTGCGCTGGCACCATCGGTGCCGTAGGCAACAACGGCATCGGCGTCACCGGCGTGTGCTGGGATGTCTCCCTCATCGCGCTAAAGATCCTGGATGCTGGAGGCAGCGGCACCTCCTCCGACGGTGAAGAGGCTGTATTTTACGCCACCGGCCTCGGCGTGACACTGACCTCCAACTCCTGGAGTGGCGGCGAATACTCGGCCATCCTGAAGGAGGCCATCGACGAGGCCGCCGCCGCCGACATCTTGTTTGTGGCAGCAGCAGGCAACGACTCCAACAACACGGATTACTTCCCCGCCTATCCCGCCTCCTACGACAGCCCCAATATTATCTCAGTGGTCAACACCACCCGGCTGGACACCCTTTCGGATCTTTCCAACTACGGGCCTACCTCCACCGATCTCAGCGCCCCAGGCACCGAAGTTTACAGCACGCATCTGAACGGCGGCTATGCCACCATGAGCGGCACCTCCATGGCCTGCCCGCATGTGGCCGGGGCCTGCGCCTTGCTAAAGTCCCTGCGGCCAGGGCTTACCTCTCAAAACATCCGCAACATCGTACTGAAATCTGTGGATGAAATCCCCGCCCTGGAAGGCAAGACCAGCACGGGCGGGCGGCTGAATCTGCACAAGGCCCTCCTGGGCACACAGGATGTACTGCTCACCCCCGGCAGCGGCCTCATCGCCTCCGGCGCGCTCAATGGTCCCTACACCCCTTCCAGCAAAGTTTACACCGTCTCCAACGAGACCCAGCAGACGGCCACCTGGACGGCCTCCGCCAGCCAGCCCTGGGTCACCCTCACCCCCGCCAGCGGCACCCTGACCGCTGGGGAAACCATGACGCTCACCGCCACCCTCAATGCCCTGGCCAATGAGCTGCCCGCAGGCACCCACGTGGGCACCCTCACCGTGGTCAATCCAGGCACCACCCGCAGTGTCACCCGCCCCCTGGCCGTGCAGGTGAATTCGTTCCCGGTTTACGATCACAACCTCGATACCGACCCCGGCTGGGCCCGCACGGGCGAGTGGGCCTACGGGGTGCCGCAGGGCCGGGGCGGCGATTCCTATGGCCAGCCGGACCCCCGCAAAGGGGCCACAGGCAATCAGGTCTTCGGCATCAATCTCGGCGGCGACTACTCCATCCAGCAGGCCCCGGCCCAGTACCTCACCGCCGGTCCCTTTGACCTTTCCGAGTACCGCAACACCCGCCTGCATTTCCAGCGCTGGCTGAATTCCGACTACCAGTCCTGGGTCTATGCCACCCTTCAAATCTCCACCGATGGCAGCACTTGGCAGACCCTTTGGAACAACGGCGTCACCACCGCCCAAACCTCCACCTGGACTCCCATCGAACACGACATCTCCTACTACGCCGATGGCCAGGCCACCGTCTATGTGCGCTGGGGCCATGAGGTGGCTCGGTCGGACAGCTTCCCCTTCTCCGGCTGGAACTTGGATGACATCCAGATCATCGGCACGCCCAAGCAGCAGCTCCACCTCACCCTGCCTGCCACCCTCAAGGAAGGCGGCACCGCCGGGCTGGCCCGCGTGACGGTCTCCCCCGCGCCGCCGGTGGATCTCCTCGTCACCCTCGACTCCAGCCGACCCGGTCAGGAAGTAAGCCACCCCGCCACCATCACCATCCTTGCCGGCACTGAAGAGGCGACCTTTGACGTGGCCGCAATTCAGGATGCCCTGGCCGATGGCAGCCAGCCCGTCACCCTCACGGCTACGGCCACCGGCTACCCCGCCAGCACGGCCACCCTAGTGGTGCATGATGATGAGCAAGTAACGCTCTCCCTCAGCCTGCCCGCCAGCCTCCAGGAAGGCAGCGGCCTCGTGACCGGCCAGGCCAGCCTCACCCTCAGCATCCCCGCCGGGGCCAGCCTCCAGGTGAATCTCCAATCCAGCGACACCACGGAGCTGCAAGTCCCGGCCACCGTCACCGTCTCCCCGGGCCAGGAGTCCGTCAGCTTCCCGCTCACCCTGCCTGATGACAACGTCATTGACGGCACCCAACCCGTGACGGTCACCGCCTCCGTCACCCAGTGGACTCCCGCCCAAAAAAGCCTGAACATCACTGACAACGAGTCCACCAACCTTTCCGTGACGCTGCCTAACCAGCGATTGGAAAGCGCAGGCGTCCTTTCCGCCGCAGGCAGCGTCAGCGTCTCCGGCATCCTGGCCGCCCCGCTCACCGTCAACCTCAGCAGCAGCGATGTTTCGGAGCTGAGCGTGCCCGCCACCGTCACCATCCTGGCAGGCAATTCGGCCGCCAATTTCACCCTGCGCCTCCAAGATGATGCAGAGGCCGATGGCGACCAGTCCGTGGGGGTCACTGCCAGCAGCACAGGCTTCACCTCCGGGATGAAAAGCATGATCGTGGCGGATGATGAAGTCCCCGCCCTGCCCACCCAGCCCACCCCAGCAAACGGCCAAAACCCCACCCCGCCCAATACCGGACTGACCTGGCAGTATGATCCCCACAGCGGTGCGACACCTGAAAGCTACGAGATCTTTTTTGGCACAGATCCCTTGCCAAACGATTCGTTAGGCAGCACCCCCACGCCTTCCTGGCAGCTTCCCCTGCCCGGCCTCCAGGCGGCCACCACCTACCGCTGGCGCATCGTTTCCCGCAAGGGCAGCGCCACCCGCCAGGGCCCGGTGTGGGCCTTTACCACCCCGGAGGTCGGTGCCCTGCACCACTTCCGCTGGGACCCCCTGCCCGCCGCCGTGGCCCAGGGCGTGCCCGTCCCCGTGCGCCTGACAGCGGTGGATCAATATGACCTGCAACTGGACCGCTATGACAAACGCGCCAGCTTCAGTGCCCGCATCGTCCAGCCAGAAAAAGTCACCGGCACCGGCAGCTATCCCTGGAGCTTTCCCCTCGCCAGCAATTACCACGATGCCCGCAGCCAGAGCATCTTCACCCCGGCGGAGGCTGGGCCCGCGGGACGCCTCACCGCCCTCGCGCTGGATGTCCACACCCCACCCGGCCAACCGCTCACCCAGTTCACTATCCGGCTGCGCCACACCGCCAAGACCGATTACCTCAGCGGCGGCCTCACCTGGGAAACTGAGGGCTGGACCACAGTTTATTCGGCGGCGCAGGCCCTCCCCACCTCTGGCTGGACCTGGTTCACCTTTCAGACCCCGTTTGATTACGATGGCAGCCAAAACCTGATGGTAGACATCAGCTTTAACAACAGCGACTTCAGCACCGCCGGGGCCACCCGCACCACCATCATCGGTGACTACCGCACCCTCGCCTTCCGCACGGACAGCACCCATGGCGATCCCCTCACCTGGGAGGGCAGCAACCCCAGCGCCCTCGCCTACAATGGCATCCCCAACCTGCGCCTGCGCCGGACCGATGTCGCCGTGCCCATGACCCCGGAGACCAGCGGTGCCTTTGCACACGCCGTCTGGAGCGGCCAGGTGACCCTCCAGGCCACCGGCCAGGGGGTGCAACTGCGCGCCACAGACCCGGACAATGCCGGCATCCTCGGAGATTCCGCCCCCTTCAACGTCGTGGTGGTGGATGACTTCACCCTCGAAGCCGAGCCGCCCTTCACCGGTGGCAGCACCAATGTCATCACCGGCCTGCCCCTGGCCAGCGGCTACGAGTACGAATTCCAGCGAGCCACCCTGCCCAACTTCAGCGATGCCGCCTCCAGCGGTTACCTCGCCACCCCCCAGCACCTTTTCAGCCAGCTCAAAGACGGCAAGCTCTACTACTTCCGGGGCCGCGCCCGCAATGCCGGGGCGCTGGGCCGATGGTCGCCCGCGCAGACTTCCACCCAGGATGCCACGCCGCCCACCCTCACCTTCACCCCCGGCAGTGGCGGCATCACCAGCCACGCCACCACCACGCCCACCGGTCTGGGTGCGGATGCCACCAGC